In the genome of Nonlabens sp. MB-3u-79, one region contains:
- a CDS encoding DUF1684 domain-containing protein gives MKNTLTLLVLAISLSLFAQDQEQQSIEYRKELSLEYKSGENKVLTEREKKNFGYLNFYDFDPEFVVVARFEPLANTEELQLETSTTRIASYVKYGYLHFTLKGKKCKLLVLSSPSLKDDPEYYNYLSVYFTDQTNGKGSYKVGRYMDLRSPLSEKVILNFNNTYNPYCAYSKRFSCPIPPVENHLPVKVTAGVQGGFRSFRKF, from the coding sequence ATGAAAAACACCCTTACTTTATTAGTACTCGCTATTAGTCTTAGCCTATTTGCTCAGGATCAGGAGCAGCAATCTATAGAATACCGAAAGGAACTTTCTTTAGAATACAAATCTGGAGAGAATAAGGTCTTAACAGAAAGGGAAAAGAAAAACTTTGGCTATTTAAATTTCTACGATTTTGATCCAGAATTTGTGGTGGTGGCCAGATTTGAACCACTAGCTAATACAGAAGAACTGCAATTAGAAACTTCAACTACGCGCATTGCCTCTTATGTAAAATACGGTTATTTGCATTTTACTTTAAAAGGCAAGAAATGCAAACTACTTGTTTTATCCAGTCCTAGTTTAAAAGACGATCCAGAATATTACAATTATTTATCGGTTTATTTTACTGATCAGACCAATGGAAAAGGATCTTATAAAGTAGGTCGTTATATGGACTTGAGATCGCCTTTAAGTGAGAAGGTTATACTTAATTTTAATAATACCTACAATCCTTATTGCGCTTACAGCAAGAGATTTTCTTGTCCTATTCCTCCAGTAGAAAACCATTTACCTGTAAAAGTTACTGCTGGTGTCCAGGGAGGGTTTAGGAGTTTTAGGAAGTTTTAG
- a CDS encoding amidase family protein, with product MKKLLLFLPLLFLACKSSDRSVQPAVNDFREFKVLDSNYLDKDQIFGDLLDEVVSFRESDKLKGLILEKSIPEIKEAIASGQFSCRDLTLFYLKRIYTYDRENPKSLNAVIAINPNALKQADAADQDLAYAKKKGEELAYYSIKGMPILLKDNIDTNDMPTTAGAAVLIKNTTAQNAQIVKNLRQEGAVILGKANLSEWAYFFCGDCPSGYSAVGGQTLNPYGRRSLDTGGSSSGSGVSVAANFAVAAIGSETSGSILSPSSQNSVVGYKPTTGTFSGVGIVPISSYLDTAGPMTKNVMDNAILAQALGAPYDVIDQYGINSFETASLKGVRFAVWTSFKENPLYAQALLDLEKSGAVLIEIDDTRPQLNGFLKLLNADMKKDLPAYFAGQANATYRGWDVAKVMEWNRKDSLKAMPYGQSLFQGIIDEPAISDADFREFKEAMTATAQEYFYNLIKEHDLNGFVSINNYTAGAAAAAFFPAMTVPMGYDDKGQPYGLTFIAPNEADQLLFNWAAAYEKITKHRVLPENYKN from the coding sequence ATGAAAAAATTGCTGCTTTTCTTGCCGTTGCTATTCTTAGCCTGCAAGTCTTCTGATAGGTCGGTACAACCTGCTGTCAATGATTTTAGAGAATTCAAAGTACTGGATTCTAACTATCTAGATAAGGACCAGATTTTTGGCGACTTGTTGGATGAAGTGGTAAGCTTTCGCGAAAGCGATAAACTCAAAGGTCTTATTCTTGAAAAGAGTATTCCAGAAATTAAAGAAGCCATTGCTAGTGGGCAATTTTCCTGCCGAGACCTGACTCTTTTCTACCTGAAAAGAATCTATACCTACGACAGGGAGAATCCCAAATCATTGAACGCTGTGATTGCCATCAATCCCAATGCCTTAAAACAAGCTGATGCTGCCGATCAAGACTTGGCCTATGCAAAGAAAAAGGGGGAGGAGCTTGCTTATTATTCCATCAAAGGAATGCCTATTTTATTAAAAGATAATATAGATACAAATGACATGCCTACCACTGCTGGTGCGGCTGTATTGATAAAAAATACCACTGCTCAAAACGCTCAAATTGTCAAGAATCTAAGACAAGAAGGTGCGGTTATTTTAGGAAAAGCCAACTTAAGTGAATGGGCTTATTTCTTTTGTGGCGATTGTCCGAGTGGTTACAGCGCAGTAGGTGGACAGACCTTAAATCCTTACGGAAGAAGATCTTTAGATACTGGCGGGTCCAGCAGTGGAAGTGGTGTTAGTGTCGCAGCAAATTTTGCCGTAGCCGCAATAGGATCAGAGACTTCTGGTTCTATTTTATCACCATCTTCTCAAAATAGCGTGGTGGGTTATAAACCTACTACAGGAACTTTTAGCGGTGTTGGAATTGTGCCTATTTCTAGTTATTTAGATACCGCTGGGCCGATGACCAAAAACGTGATGGATAATGCCATTCTAGCACAAGCATTAGGTGCGCCTTATGATGTGATCGATCAATATGGTATTAATAGTTTTGAAACGGCTAGTTTAAAAGGAGTTCGCTTTGCCGTATGGACTTCCTTTAAAGAAAATCCTTTATATGCGCAGGCTTTACTAGATTTAGAAAAGTCCGGAGCCGTACTTATTGAAATAGACGATACCAGACCACAATTAAACGGATTCTTAAAACTGCTCAATGCAGATATGAAAAAGGACCTGCCTGCTTATTTTGCGGGCCAAGCAAATGCTACATATCGCGGATGGGACGTTGCTAAAGTCATGGAATGGAACAGAAAGGATTCTTTAAAAGCCATGCCTTATGGGCAGAGTCTTTTTCAAGGAATTATCGATGAGCCTGCTATTTCTGATGCTGATTTTCGGGAATTTAAAGAGGCGATGACGGCTACTGCTCAAGAGTACTTTTATAATTTGATAAAGGAGCATGATCTCAATGGTTTTGTTTCTATCAATAACTATACAGCAGGAGCTGCTGCAGCGGCTTTCTTTCCTGCGATGACTGTTCCTATGGGTTATGACGATAAAGGACAGCCTTATGGCCTTACTTTTATCGCACCTAATGAAGCAGATCAATTGCTTTTTAATTGGGCTGCTGCTTATGAGAAAATAACCAAACACAGAGTATTACCAGAGAATTACAAAAATTAA
- the ftsY gene encoding signal recognition particle-docking protein FtsY, which produces MSFFKNIFSKEKKETLDKGLEQTKSSFFDKLGKAVAGKSTVDADLLDDLEDVLISSDVGVATTVKIIDRIEARVAKDKYLGTSELNQILREEIAGLMSKVNQGDATEFTIPETDGPYVIMIVGVNGVGKTTTIGKLAYQLKKAGKKVVLGAGDTFRAAAVEQLDIWAQRVGVEIVKQAMGSDPASVAYDTLQSAVAQNADVVLLDTAGRLHNKVNLMNELSKVKRVMQKIIPNAPHDVMLVLDGSTGQNAFEQAKQFTATTEVTSLAVTKLDGTAKGGVVIGISDQFQIPVRYIGVGEGLEDLQVFNKVEFVDSFFN; this is translated from the coding sequence ATGAGTTTTTTCAAAAACATATTTTCTAAAGAGAAAAAAGAAACCCTAGACAAAGGACTGGAGCAAACTAAATCCAGCTTTTTTGACAAACTAGGAAAAGCAGTAGCCGGTAAATCTACCGTTGATGCTGACCTGCTCGATGATCTAGAAGATGTGTTGATCTCTAGTGATGTAGGGGTAGCCACCACTGTAAAGATCATTGATCGCATAGAAGCTCGTGTAGCAAAAGATAAATACCTAGGTACTTCAGAATTGAACCAAATCTTACGTGAGGAAATCGCTGGATTAATGAGCAAGGTGAACCAAGGTGACGCTACAGAATTTACCATTCCAGAAACCGATGGTCCTTATGTCATCATGATTGTAGGAGTCAACGGAGTGGGGAAGACTACTACTATAGGTAAACTGGCGTACCAACTTAAAAAGGCGGGTAAAAAGGTCGTTTTAGGAGCTGGGGATACCTTTAGAGCCGCTGCGGTAGAACAATTGGATATCTGGGCACAACGAGTAGGTGTAGAGATTGTAAAGCAAGCTATGGGAAGTGATCCTGCAAGTGTTGCTTACGACACCTTACAAAGCGCTGTGGCACAAAATGCAGATGTCGTTCTTCTCGACACCGCAGGCCGTTTACATAACAAAGTGAACTTGATGAACGAGCTTTCTAAAGTAAAGCGAGTGATGCAAAAAATAATTCCTAACGCTCCTCACGATGTGATGTTGGTGCTCGATGGTTCTACAGGTCAAAATGCCTTTGAACAAGCAAAGCAATTTACTGCAACTACCGAAGTAACCAGTCTTGCCGTCACAAAATTAGACGGTACCGCAAAAGGTGGTGTGGTGATAGGGATTTCTGATCAGTTTCAGATTCCTGTGCGCTATATAGGCGTAGGAGAAGGCTTGGAAGATCTTCAGGTTTTTAATAAAGTCGAGTTTGTGGACAGTTTCTTCAATTAG
- a CDS encoding DUF4295 domain-containing protein codes for MAKKSIASLQTGNVRLTKAIKMVKSPKTGAYTFVSAIMAPDLVNDFLNKK; via the coding sequence ATGGCAAAGAAATCAATCGCATCCCTACAAACGGGAAATGTAAGATTAACGAAAGCAATCAAAATGGTAAAGTCTCCTAAAACAGGAGCTTATACATTTGTAAGTGCTATTATGGCGCCAGATTTAGTAAACGATTTCTTGAATAAGAAATAA
- the rpmG gene encoding 50S ribosomal protein L33, which yields MAKSKGNRIQVILQCTEHKESGMPGMSRYITTKNKKNTPDRVELKKFNPVLKRMTLHKEIK from the coding sequence ATGGCAAAAAGTAAAGGAAATAGAATACAAGTGATTCTTCAGTGTACAGAACATAAAGAATCTGGTATGCCAGGGATGTCTCGTTACATCACTACAAAGAACAAGAAAAACACTCCAGATCGTGTTGAGCTCAAGAAGTTCAATCCGGTTTTGAAGCGTATGACTCTTCATAAAGAAATTAAATAA
- the rpmB gene encoding 50S ribosomal protein L28 — MSRVCELTGKSAMTGNNVSFAMNKTKRRFNVNLFKKKFYLPEEDKWVTLKVSARAIKNINKKGITQVIKEARAKGFLTK, encoded by the coding sequence ATGTCTCGAGTTTGTGAACTTACTGGAAAATCAGCGATGACCGGAAATAACGTTTCCTTCGCTATGAATAAGACTAAACGTAGATTTAACGTAAATCTTTTCAAGAAGAAATTCTATCTACCGGAAGAAGATAAGTGGGTTACACTTAAAGTATCTGCTAGAGCAATAAAAAACATCAATAAGAAAGGAATTACTCAAGTAATTAAAGAAGCCCGAGCTAAGGGTTTTCTTACTAAGTAA
- a CDS encoding CinA family nicotinamide mononucleotide deamidase-related protein, with protein MKATIITIGDEILIGQIVDTNSAWMAQELNKIGVHVYEIISISDDRQHILSAFAKAESQSDIVLITGGLGPTKDDITKSTICEYLNDELVLNQEVLDHVTQLFAKYIKDPMVSMNKAQAMVPSRAEILKNDYGTAPGMWLEHHKVIFVSMPGVPFEMKEIMSSGVLPRIQEFPDLPHIHHRTILTAGQGESTIATRIELWEEALPIHIKLAYLPSLGTVRLRLSTAGADKALLEKEVAEQIKTLYHLIEDIIVGESNEEQLVDQVSRLFKEQHKTLATAESCTGGKIANLITEIPGASEFFKGSTITYETESKAAILGIDPALIEQYSVVSGEVAEAMAVAVKKLFKSDYAVATTGNAGPLKGDSDAAVGIVYIGIATEQESFALKFMMGNHRERVIQKTVNKSFELLQKELLKKQLI; from the coding sequence ATGAAAGCGACCATAATTACTATAGGTGATGAAATACTCATAGGTCAGATTGTGGATACTAATTCTGCATGGATGGCACAAGAACTCAATAAAATAGGAGTTCATGTATACGAGATCATCTCTATAAGCGACGATAGGCAGCATATTCTGTCCGCTTTCGCGAAAGCGGAATCACAATCAGACATCGTGCTTATTACAGGCGGATTAGGACCTACAAAGGACGATATTACCAAATCTACGATTTGCGAATATTTAAATGATGAGTTGGTACTTAATCAAGAAGTATTGGATCATGTCACCCAATTATTTGCCAAGTACATTAAGGATCCTATGGTTTCCATGAATAAGGCCCAAGCTATGGTTCCATCCAGAGCAGAGATCCTTAAAAACGATTATGGAACAGCACCAGGAATGTGGCTGGAGCACCATAAAGTGATTTTTGTTTCTATGCCCGGCGTGCCTTTTGAAATGAAAGAAATCATGAGCAGCGGAGTGCTGCCTAGAATTCAAGAATTTCCAGATTTACCTCATATACACCACAGAACAATTTTAACCGCTGGGCAAGGAGAGAGCACTATCGCAACCCGAATTGAGCTTTGGGAAGAGGCGCTTCCTATTCATATCAAACTGGCTTATTTGCCAAGTTTAGGAACGGTTAGGCTGCGTTTGTCAACTGCTGGAGCAGATAAGGCGCTTCTTGAAAAAGAGGTCGCTGAGCAAATCAAAACACTTTACCATCTTATAGAAGATATTATAGTAGGAGAAAGTAATGAAGAGCAGCTGGTAGATCAAGTAAGTCGTTTATTTAAAGAACAACATAAAACACTGGCCACAGCAGAAAGTTGTACGGGCGGAAAAATAGCCAACTTAATTACAGAAATCCCAGGAGCCTCTGAGTTTTTTAAAGGAAGTACGATCACCTATGAAACAGAGTCAAAAGCGGCTATATTAGGCATCGATCCAGCACTTATTGAGCAATACTCTGTAGTGAGTGGTGAAGTGGCTGAGGCTATGGCGGTAGCCGTAAAGAAACTATTTAAATCTGATTATGCTGTGGCTACTACAGGAAATGCGGGTCCGTTAAAAGGAGACAGCGATGCTGCCGTAGGAATCGTTTATATTGGTATAGCTACTGAGCAGGAGAGTTTTGCATTGAAATTTATGATGGGAAATCATCGAGAACGAGTAATTCAAAAGACAGTTAATAAGTCGTTTGAATTGCTTCAAAAAGAATTATTAAAAAAGCAGCTAATTTAG
- a CDS encoding Hpt domain-containing protein, with protein MKKVTYGLSQMIQMFDNDPVFIEERSTDLDRVTLAIREEDRDDVRRYAHKIKPSLEMFGHQGYWNALVLENWGKGDEIKDTNKDFMFLDKELQKTLIQLKRDF; from the coding sequence ATGAAAAAAGTGACTTACGGTTTATCGCAGATGATCCAAATGTTCGATAATGACCCTGTTTTTATAGAAGAAAGGTCTACTGACCTTGATCGTGTAACACTGGCTATAAGAGAAGAAGATCGAGACGATGTGCGTCGCTATGCTCATAAGATAAAGCCCTCTCTAGAAATGTTCGGGCATCAAGGATACTGGAATGCATTGGTGCTAGAAAATTGGGGGAAAGGCGATGAAATAAAGGATACCAATAAAGATTTTATGTTCTTAGATAAAGAACTACAAAAAACGCTGATTCAGCTTAAAAGAGATTTCTAA
- a CDS encoding fumarylacetoacetate hydrolase family protein: MKIICIGRNYTDHIEELANERPEEPVVFLKPDTAILLHKQPFFIPPWTDDVHHEVEVVVKINRIGKHIDEKFAHKYYDEIGLGIDFTARDVQQQLKQKGLPWEKAKAFDGAAVICRDFINKSELPELDDLDFQLFKNGVLQQDGNTSHMLWKIDAIIAYVSQYFTLKIGDLIYTGTPAGVSKVSENDVLRGVLHGKELFEIKVK; encoded by the coding sequence ATGAAAATTATTTGCATAGGCAGGAATTACACAGATCATATAGAGGAGCTAGCAAACGAGCGACCTGAGGAGCCTGTAGTTTTTCTAAAGCCAGATACTGCTATACTCTTACACAAGCAACCCTTTTTTATTCCGCCATGGACAGACGATGTACACCATGAAGTGGAAGTAGTCGTTAAGATCAACCGCATCGGTAAACATATCGATGAGAAGTTTGCCCATAAATATTACGACGAGATAGGCCTTGGTATAGATTTTACAGCTCGAGATGTACAACAACAACTCAAACAAAAAGGATTGCCTTGGGAAAAGGCAAAAGCCTTTGACGGAGCAGCAGTGATTTGCCGAGATTTTATAAACAAAAGCGAGCTTCCAGAATTGGACGATCTCGATTTTCAATTGTTTAAAAACGGCGTTTTACAACAAGACGGAAACACTTCACATATGTTGTGGAAGATAGACGCGATCATCGCTTATGTTTCCCAATACTTCACCCTTAAAATAGGAGACTTGATTTATACAGGAACACCTGCGGGAGTTTCTAAAGTATCAGAAAACGATGTTCTAAGAGGGGTGCTTCACGGTAAAGAGCTTTTTGAAATAAAGGTTAAATGA
- the guaB gene encoding IMP dehydrogenase, whose translation MISHESKFLGEGLTYDDVLLVPAYSEVLPREVSIKSKFTRNITLNAPVISAAMDTVTESRMAIAMAQEGGIGILHKNMTIEAQAQKVRRVKRAESGMIIDPVTLTEKATIGDAKASMREHSIGGIPIIDADGYIKGIITNRDLRFEKDDSRLVSEVMTSEDLVTAKTGTSLQEAEIILQQHKIEKLLVVDEEGKLEGLITFRDITKLTLQPNANKDQYGRLRVAAAIGVTGDAVERARALVAAGVDAVVIDTAHGHTKGVVDVLKLVKASFPDLEVVVGNVATAEAAKYLADAGADAVKVGIGPGSICTTRVVAGVGFPQLSAIMEAAHALKGTGVPVIADGGIRYTGDIPKAIAAGADCVMLGSMLAGTTESPGETIIYDGRKFKSYRGMGSVEAMQHGSKDRYFQDVEDDIKKLVPEGIVGRVPYKGDLVESMTQFLGGLRAGMGYCGAKDIETLKATGRFIKITAAGMMESHPHDVTITKEAPNYSR comes from the coding sequence ATGATCTCTCACGAATCCAAGTTTTTAGGCGAAGGTTTAACCTACGACGATGTACTTCTTGTACCTGCTTATAGCGAGGTGCTTCCTAGAGAAGTAAGTATCAAATCTAAATTTACTAGAAATATAACCCTGAACGCACCCGTAATTTCGGCAGCGATGGATACTGTTACTGAAAGTCGCATGGCTATTGCTATGGCGCAAGAAGGCGGTATAGGTATTCTTCATAAAAACATGACCATTGAGGCTCAAGCTCAAAAAGTACGTCGTGTAAAACGTGCAGAAAGCGGTATGATTATCGACCCAGTAACCTTGACAGAAAAGGCTACCATAGGAGATGCTAAGGCCAGTATGAGAGAGCACAGTATAGGCGGTATTCCTATTATTGATGCAGATGGTTATATCAAAGGAATCATTACCAATCGCGATTTGCGTTTTGAAAAAGACGATTCAAGATTAGTATCTGAAGTAATGACTTCAGAAGATTTAGTAACAGCAAAAACAGGGACTTCTCTACAAGAGGCTGAGATTATTCTCCAACAACACAAGATTGAAAAACTACTCGTTGTCGACGAGGAGGGCAAGCTGGAAGGTTTAATTACCTTTAGAGATATTACAAAGTTAACCCTACAACCTAACGCTAACAAAGACCAATACGGTCGTTTGCGCGTTGCGGCCGCTATAGGGGTTACTGGTGATGCAGTAGAAAGAGCCCGTGCGTTAGTTGCTGCTGGAGTAGATGCTGTAGTGATAGACACCGCCCATGGTCATACAAAAGGTGTGGTAGATGTATTAAAATTAGTAAAAGCAAGCTTTCCTGATCTAGAAGTAGTGGTAGGAAATGTAGCTACTGCTGAGGCTGCAAAATACCTGGCTGACGCTGGAGCAGATGCAGTAAAAGTAGGAATAGGTCCTGGATCAATCTGCACGACTCGTGTAGTTGCCGGAGTAGGCTTTCCACAATTAAGCGCTATAATGGAAGCTGCTCATGCCTTAAAAGGAACTGGAGTTCCCGTAATTGCAGACGGTGGAATACGATATACTGGGGATATACCTAAAGCTATTGCCGCTGGAGCAGATTGTGTCATGCTAGGTTCTATGTTAGCAGGAACGACAGAGTCTCCAGGAGAGACCATTATATATGACGGTCGTAAATTTAAATCCTATAGAGGAATGGGTTCTGTAGAAGCCATGCAACACGGTTCTAAAGACCGTTATTTCCAAGATGTAGAAGACGATATAAAAAAATTAGTACCAGAAGGAATAGTAGGTCGCGTACCTTATAAAGGAGATTTGGTAGAAAGCATGACTCAGTTCTTAGGTGGTTTACGCGCTGGAATGGGATATTGTGGAGCAAAGGATATTGAAACCTTAAAAGCAACAGGTCGTTTTATAAAAATTACCGCTGCTGGAATGATGGAAAGTCATCCTCATGATGTGACCATCACTAAAGAGGCTCCTAATTACAGTAGATAA
- a CDS encoding ribonuclease HII encodes MLLNQIHKGIVECGTDEAGRGCLCGPVTAAAVILPLDFKSELLDDSKKLSRKRRYELRTLIEEQALDYHVSHVMMEKIDEINILQASILAMHQAIDGLTIRPEHIAVDGNKFNSYRETPATTVIKGDGKYLHIAAASVLAKTYRDDFMSRIAQEHPEYSWEKNQGYPTKKHREAIRKHGATPYHRMTFKLLPDPLISDL; translated from the coding sequence ATGCTTTTGAATCAGATTCATAAAGGAATAGTAGAATGCGGTACAGACGAGGCTGGTCGAGGCTGTCTTTGTGGACCAGTAACTGCTGCTGCTGTAATTTTACCGCTGGATTTTAAATCTGAATTGTTAGACGATAGTAAGAAGCTTTCGCGAAAGCGCAGGTATGAACTCAGGACCTTGATCGAAGAGCAAGCGCTGGATTACCATGTGTCGCATGTGATGATGGAAAAAATAGATGAGATCAATATTTTGCAAGCCAGTATTCTTGCCATGCATCAGGCCATAGATGGATTAACCATACGTCCAGAGCACATCGCTGTGGATGGTAATAAGTTTAATTCCTATCGAGAAACACCAGCAACTACGGTGATAAAAGGAGATGGAAAGTATTTGCACATCGCAGCGGCTTCGGTTCTTGCAAAAACCTATAGAGATGATTTTATGTCGCGCATTGCACAGGAACATCCAGAGTACAGTTGGGAAAAAAATCAAGGTTACCCTACTAAGAAACACCGGGAAGCGATAAGAAAACACGGTGCAACACCTTATCATCGCATGACTTTTAAATTACTTCCAGATCCGTTGATATCAGACTTATAA
- a CDS encoding putative porin: protein MKQFLFLFFLMPLALLAQKEKPPLQKGDRNDQNRSISNKEVTVAGEKPPITDYLIISQKRDTTYLDTTLTMAKDFKFNYLRQDDFELMPFHNVGQPYNELGKSFDLDLLSPRLGSRARHQNYYEIDDVFDYYVPTPLTDLYFKTVVNQGQQLEALFTTNLSPQFNFSISYKGVRSAGNYVNTLTSSGNFKFTSNYTSKDKAYRLRVHSVFQDHLNEENGGLEAASLQGFIDDEANFQNRGRLEPNLTDAQSLLDGKRFYIDHDYEIIGEKDSTSYYSGRIYNKAYYEDKYYQFSQTSADEDFLGDAYISSNLQDKTNLEEGMIEAGVSYDHHLLGFYKAGVARHKYNYGYDRLINQNSGVINNRLIGELYQFKAAFEKRIGKFDVTANGGVNIAGDLNGQFITGQASYKFKDVAVKAGLAISSRAPDFIFTLHQSDYLNYNWQNSFNNIEKQELSFLIDSEKYVNAQVTFTTLQDHVYFAQSLVTNTNNEITGYNALPLQASGDITYLKIKLNKDISFLRYFGLDNTLMYQQVTQTDDIINVPDLTARSTFYYKNRFFKNALLLQTGITAKYFTAYHMDGYDPVLGEFYSQNTENLGGFPMIDLFVNAKIRQTRIFFKLEHANQLFASNTDYFSAPRNPYRDFSIRFGMVWNFFL from the coding sequence ATGAAACAATTTTTATTTTTATTTTTTTTGATGCCGCTGGCCCTTTTGGCGCAAAAGGAAAAACCGCCCTTGCAAAAAGGTGATAGAAACGATCAAAACAGATCTATTAGCAACAAGGAAGTAACTGTAGCTGGAGAAAAACCACCTATTACAGATTACCTGATCATCTCCCAAAAACGCGATACCACTTATCTGGACACCACACTTACCATGGCAAAGGATTTTAAATTCAACTACCTGCGTCAAGACGATTTTGAACTCATGCCCTTTCATAACGTTGGACAACCTTATAACGAGTTGGGTAAAAGTTTTGACCTAGATCTTCTTTCTCCCCGACTAGGATCTCGAGCTAGACATCAAAATTATTATGAGATCGACGATGTTTTTGACTACTACGTACCTACTCCTTTGACAGATTTATATTTTAAAACGGTAGTGAATCAAGGACAGCAATTAGAAGCATTATTTACAACTAACTTGTCGCCTCAATTCAATTTCTCTATCAGCTATAAAGGAGTGCGCAGCGCAGGTAACTACGTCAACACCTTGACCAGTTCTGGTAATTTTAAATTCACCTCCAATTACACCTCCAAAGACAAAGCCTATCGACTGAGAGTTCACAGCGTTTTTCAAGATCATTTAAATGAAGAAAACGGCGGTCTAGAAGCAGCTTCTTTACAAGGCTTTATAGATGACGAGGCCAATTTTCAAAACAGAGGAAGACTAGAGCCCAACCTCACCGATGCCCAAAGCCTTCTGGACGGGAAAAGATTTTATATAGACCACGATTATGAAATTATAGGAGAAAAAGACAGCACTTCTTATTACAGTGGTCGCATTTATAACAAAGCCTATTACGAAGATAAATATTACCAATTTTCTCAAACCAGTGCTGACGAAGACTTTCTAGGTGACGCTTATATTTCTTCTAATCTACAAGACAAAACAAATCTTGAGGAGGGAATGATAGAAGCTGGCGTTTCTTATGACCATCATTTGTTAGGGTTTTATAAAGCTGGAGTTGCTAGACATAAGTACAACTACGGCTACGATAGATTGATCAATCAAAACAGCGGGGTCATCAATAACCGACTTATAGGAGAATTGTATCAATTCAAAGCAGCCTTTGAAAAGCGCATCGGTAAATTTGATGTTACGGCAAATGGTGGTGTGAATATCGCAGGAGACCTGAATGGACAGTTCATCACTGGCCAAGCTTCCTATAAATTTAAGGATGTTGCTGTAAAAGCTGGACTAGCGATCAGTTCTCGCGCACCAGATTTTATCTTTACACTTCATCAAAGCGATTACCTCAACTACAACTGGCAAAACAGCTTTAACAACATCGAAAAACAAGAACTAAGCTTCCTCATCGATTCTGAGAAATATGTCAACGCTCAAGTGACTTTTACCACCCTACAAGATCATGTGTATTTTGCACAAAGCCTGGTTACCAATACCAATAATGAAATAACTGGCTACAACGCTTTACCACTCCAGGCCAGTGGAGATATTACCTATCTCAAAATTAAACTCAATAAAGACATTAGCTTTTTGAGGTACTTTGGACTTGATAATACGCTGATGTATCAACAAGTTACACAAACCGATGACATCATCAACGTACCCGACCTGACAGCGCGCAGTACCTTCTACTACAAAAACAGATTCTTTAAAAACGCCTTGTTACTTCAGACAGGAATCACAGCAAAGTATTTTACTGCATATCACATGGATGGATACGATCCAGTTTTGGGAGAGTTTTACAGTCAAAACACAGAGAATCTTGGTGGTTTCCCGATGATAGACCTTTTTGTAAATGCAAAAATCAGACAGACCAGAATCTTCTTTAAACTGGAACATGCCAACCAGCTTTTTGCCAGCAATACCGATTATTTTAGTGCACCGCGCAATCCCTATCGGGACTTTAGTATACGTTTTGGGATGGTCTGGAATTTCTTTTTGTAA